A window of the Cannabis sativa cultivar Pink pepper isolate KNU-18-1 chromosome X, ASM2916894v1, whole genome shotgun sequence genome harbors these coding sequences:
- the LOC115698818 gene encoding hydroxyproline O-arabinosyltransferase 1, with product MGCGNLFFTTLITFSVALITYNIIISANAPLKQDFPGPSRTSSISMDPVIQMPVEKSKGKSGSKRLFHTAVTASDSVYNTWQCRVMYYWFKKFKEGPNSEMGGFTRILHSGKPDQYMDEIPTFVAQPLPAGMDQGYIVLNRPWAFVQWLQKADIKEDYILMSEPDHIIVKPIPNLSRGGFGAAFPFFYIEPKKYESVLRKYFPKENGPITKIDPIGNSPVIVGKEALKKIAPTWMNVSLAMKKDPETDKAFGWVLEMYAYAVSSALHGVGNILYKDFMIQPPWDTEIGKKFIIHYTYGCDYNLKGELTYGKIGEWRFDKRSYDRVAPPRNLPLPPPGVPESVVTLVKMVNEATANIPNWGS from the exons ATGGGTTGTGGAAATTTGTTCTTCACAACTTTGATAACCTTTTCTGTAGCTTTGATTACATACAACATAATAATCTCAGCAAATGCTCCATTGAAGCAGGATTTCCCAGGTCCATCGAGAACTTCATCGATTTCCATGGACCCGGTTATCCAGATGCCGGTTGAGAAATCAAAAGGGAAATCTGGGTCTAAGAGGCTGTTTCACACGGCAGTAACGGCGTCTGACTCCGTCTACAACACGTGGCAGTGCAGGGTCATGTACTACTGGTTTAAAAAGTTTAAGGAAGGACCCAATTCCGAGATGGGTggcttcacaaggatcttgcaCTCTGGGAAGCCTGATCAGTACATGGACGAGATCCCTACTTTCGTTGCTCAGCCTTTACCTGCCGGAATGGATCAG GGCTATATAGTTCTCAATAGGCCATGGGCGTTTGTGCAGTGGCTTCAAAAGGCAGACATTAAAGAAGA TTACATACTGATGTCTGAGCCAGATCATATCATTGTTAAGCCCATACCAAACTTATCTAGAGGTGGGTTTGGAGCTGCATTTCCCTTCTTTTATATTGAACCGAAAAAGTACGAGTCTGTTCTCAGAAAGTACTTCCCTAAGGAGAATGGACCAATAACTAAAATCGACCCGATCGGGAATTCTCCTGTCATTGTTGGGAAG GAAGCTCTTAAGAAGATTGCTCCCACTTGGATGAATGTGTCTTTGGCAATGAAGAAAGATCCTGAAACAGACAAAGCTTTTGGTTGGGTTCTTGAGAT GTATGCTTATGCTGTTTCATCTGCTCTCCATGGTGTTGGTAACATCTTATACAAGGATTTCATGATTCAG CCTCCATGGGATACTGAAATAGGCAAAAAGTTTATAATTCATTACACTTATGGATGTGACTATAATTTGAAG GGTGAATTAACATATGGAAAGATTGGAGAGTGGAGATTTGACAAAAGGTCTTATGATAGAGTTGCTCCCCCAAGAAATCTACCTCTACCTCCACCTGGTGTTCCAGAAAGTGTG GTGACATTGGTGAAAATGGTCAATGAGGCGACAGCAAACATTCCAAATTGGGGATCATAG